The following coding sequences are from one Arvicanthis niloticus isolate mArvNil1 chromosome 14, mArvNil1.pat.X, whole genome shotgun sequence window:
- the LOC143434381 gene encoding uncharacterized protein LOC143434381, with protein sequence MKGCRGPRTTPPHRTGTSARNRRDYKSQQVVRENRRIPSRLERLPESSASRQSLEIEQNRPWGRGQQAGEAAGAGGSADPRSTAGRLGDFAAAFYAHVPDAERHRPPGPYARPLLLEPYPRAPLTSGSGPAAASSSRADAAPPLTAASHKPPARTASGPQDEGREGMGEPKPGVAMGTREKGMGSQRTVVGSFTSVRCSSPEPSGVTNESEHF encoded by the exons ATGAAGGGCTGCAGAGGCCCCAGAACCACCCCGCCACACAGGACAGGCACGTCCGCCCGGAACCGGCGGGACTACAAATCCCAGCAGGTCGTGCGCGAGAACCGCCGGATCCCATCGCGGCTTGAGCGTCTCCCAGAATCCTCCGCGAGCCGCCAGAGCCTCGAAATAGAACAAAACCGGCcgtgggggaggggacagcagGCCGGCGAGGCTGCGGGCGCAGGAGGCTCTGCAGACCCCCGAAGTACAGCAGGCCGCCTCGGCGATTTCGCCGCGGCCTTCTATGCGCACGTCCCGGATGCCGAGCGACACCGGCCTCCGGGCCCCTACGCGCGCCCCCTCCTCCTCGAACCCTATCCCCGCGCGCCGCTGACCTCTGGCTCGGGACCCGCCGCAGCCTCGTCGTCCCGGGCAGACGCAGCGCCGCCGCTTACAGCCGCTTCCCACAAGCCCCCGGCGCGCACGGCTTCCGGTCCGCAGGACGAGGGGCGGGAGGGAATGGGGGAGCCGAAGCCCGGAGTTGCTATGGGGACGCGCG AGAAAGGAATGGGGAGCCAGAGGACGGTGGTCGGCAGTTTCACAAGTGTGCGGTGCTCCTCGCCTGAACCCTCTGGAGTAACTAACGAAAGTGAACATTTCTGA
- the Znf24 gene encoding zinc finger protein 24, whose protein sequence is MSAQSVEEDSILIIPNPDEEEKILRVKLEEDPDGEEGSSISWNHLPDPEIFRQRFRQFGYQDSPGPREAVSQLRELCRLWLRPETHTKEQILELVVLEQFVAILPKELQTWVREHHPENGEEAVTVLEDLESELDDPGQPVSLRRRKREVLVEEIASQEDAQGLPSSELDAVENQLKWASWELHSLRHCDDDGTTENGALAPKQELASAGESHEVPGTLNIGVPQIFKYGETCFPKGRFERKKNPSRKKQHICDECGKHFSQGSALILHQRIHSGEKPYGCVECGKAFSRSSILVQHQRVHTGEKPYKCLECGKAFSQNSGLINHQRIHTGEKPYECVQCGKSYSQSSNLFRHQRRHNAEKLLNVVKV, encoded by the exons ATGTCTGCACAGTCAGTGGAAGAAGATTCAATACTTATCATCCCAAatccagatgaagaagaaaagattctgagAGTGAAACTAGAGGAGGATCCCGATGGCGAAGAGGGGTCGAGCATTTCCTGGAACCATCTCCCTGACCCAGAGATTTTCCGGCAGCGGTTCAGACAATTTGGATACCAGGATTCACCAGGACCTCGAGAGGCGGTGAGCCAGCTCCGAGAACTGTGCCGCCTGTGGCTTAgaccagagacacacacaaaggagCAGATACTGGAGCTGGTAGTTTTGGAGCAGTTTGTTGCCATCCTACCCAAGGAGCTACAGACTTGGGTTCGAGAGCATCacccagagaatggagaggaggcGGTGACTGTTCTAGAGGACTTGGAGAGTGAACTTGATGACCCTGGACAGCCG GTCTCCCTCCGTCGACGGAAACGGGAAGTGCTTGTAGAAGAGATAGCATCTCAAGAAGACGCTCAGGGATTACCAAGTTCTGAGCTTGATGCTGTAGAGAACCAGCTCAAGTGGGCATCCTGGGAACTCCACTCTCTGAGGCACTGTG ATGATGATGGCACGACAGAAAATGGAGCGCTGGCTCCAAAGCAGGAGCTTGCTTCAGCAGGAGAGTCTCACGAAGTTCCCGGCACTCTCAATATAGGTGTTCCTCAGATTTTTAAATATGGAGAAACCTGTTTTCCCAAGGGCAggtttgaaagaaagaagaatcctTCTAGAAAGAAACAACACATATGTGACGAGTGTGGGAAACACTTCAGTCAGGGTTCCGCCCTCATTCTTCATCAGAGAATCCACAGTGGGGAGAAGCCCTATGGATGTGttgagtgtgggaaagccttcagcaGAAGCTCCATCCTTGTGCAGCACCAGAGAgtccacactggagagaaaccctacaaatgtcttgaatgtgggaaagcctttagCCAGAATTCTGGGCTCATTAATCATCAGCGAATCCACACTGgggagaaaccttatgaatgtgttCAGTGTGGGAAATCCTATAGTCAAAGCTCAAATCTTTTTAGACATCAGAGAAGACACAATGcagaaaaacttttaaatgttGTGAAGGTTTAA
- the LOC143433697 gene encoding uncharacterized protein LOC143433697 — MEIQFSYESPDHHFLSDGETKIKIGEPATEEEMTGKIETLTEESGSLTEDVLHGSKGKEFCEFGDELNDQMFFKGGQYNCDECDQSFAWSTGLIRHQRTHWKPYECEECGKTFRMSSALVLHQRVHTGEKPYPCGWCIKSFSRSSDLIKHQRVHTGEKPYKCDECGKAFSQSSDLMIHQRIHTGEKPYQCSHCSKSFSQHSGMVKHLRIHTGEKPYMCNHCYKHFSQSSDLIKHQRVHTGEKPYKCDVCGKAFSQSSDRILHQRIHTGEKPYPCAQCNKSFSQNSDLIKHRRIHTGEKPYKCSECGKAFNQSSVLILHQRIHTGEKPYPCNQCAKSFSRLSDLINHQRIHTGEKPYPCSQCSKMFSRRSDLVKHYRIHTGEKPYECDKCGKTFSQSSNLILHQRIHTGEKPYPCNSCSKSFSRGSDLIKHQRVHTGEKPYTCNLCNKSFSQSSDLTKHQRVHSGEKPYHCSSCNKAFRQSSDLILHHRVHTGERPYACTQCTRSFSQKSDLIKHQRIHTGEKPYKCVCGKAFSQCSAFTLHQRTHTGEKPYPCTQCGKSFSQRSDLVNHQRIHTGQKLQM; from the coding sequence ATGGTGAGACTAAGATCAAAATTGGAGAGCCAGCTACAGAGGAGGAAATGACAGGAAAGATTGAAACACTGACTGAAGAGTCTGGCAGCCTCACGGAGGATGTTCTCCACGGTTCCAAAGGCAAAGAATTCTGTGAATTTGGAGATGAATTGAATGATCAGATGTTCTTCAAAGGAGGACAGTATAACTGTGATGAATGTGATCAAAGCTTTGCTTGGAGTACAGGTCTTATTAGGCACCAAAGAACTCATtggaaaccttatgaatgtgaggAATGTGGAAAGACCTTTCGGATGAGCTCAGCCCTGGTTCTGCATCAGAgagttcatactggagagaagccctatccTTGTGGTTGGTGTATTAAAAGCTTTAGTCGGAGCTCAGACCTTATTAAACATCAAAGAGTTCACACCGGTGAAAAACCTTACAAGTGTGATGAGTGTGGGAAGGCCTTCAGTCAGAGCTCAGATCTTATGATACACCAGAGAATCCACACAGGAGAAAAACCCTACCAATGTAGTCATTGTAGTAAAAGCTTTAGCCAGCATTCAGGCATGGTTAAACATCTGAGaatccacactggagagaagccttatatGTGTAACCATTGTTACAAACATTTCAGTCAGAGCTCTGATCTTATAAAACATCAAAGAgtccacactggagagaaaccgtataagtgtgatgtgtgtgggaaGGCCTTCAGTCAGAGCTCTGATCGTATTCTCCATCAGAGAAtccacactggggagaagccATATCCATGTGCTCAGTGTAACAAAAGTTTTAGTCAGAATTCAGACCTTATTAAACACAGAAggattcacactggagagaagccgtataaatgtagtgaatgtggGAAGGCTTTTAACCAGAGCTCAGTCCTTATTCTGCAtcaaagaattcatactggagagaaaccatatccATGTAATCAGTGTGCCAAAAGCTTCAGTAGGCTTTCAGATCTTATTAATCATCAACGAATTCACACCGGAGAGAAGCCTTACCCATGTAGTCAGTGCAGTAAAATGTTTAGTAGAAGGTCAGATCTTGTTAAACATTACAGAAtccacactggggagaagccctATGAGTGTGATAAATGTGGTAAAACTTTCAGTCAGAGTTCCAACCTTATTCTCCACCagagaatccatactggagaaaaaccataCCCTTGCAACAGCTGTTCTAAAAGTTTTAGTCGCGGTTCAGATCTCATAAAGCATCAAAGagtacatactggagaaaaaccataTACGTGTAATCTGTGCAATAAGAGTTTTAGTCAAAGTTCAGACCTCACTAAACATCAGAGAGTCCAttctggagagaagccctacCACTGTAGTAGTTGTAACAAAGCCTTTCGTCAGAGTTCTGACCTTATTCTCCACCATAGGGTTCATACAGGAGAAAGACCATATGCGTGTACACAGTGCACCAGAAGTTTCAGTCAAAAATCAGACCTTATCAAACACCagagaatccatactggagagaagccatataaatgtgtatgtgggAAGGCTTTCAGTCAGTGCTCAGCCTTTACCCTTCATCAGAGAacccacactggagagaaaccatatccATGTACTCAGTGCGGCAAAAGCTTCAGTCAGCGCTCTGATCTAGTTAACCATCAAAGAATCCACACTGGTCAAAAACTGCAAATGTGA